A single window of Nocardioides kongjuensis DNA harbors:
- a CDS encoding Rieske 2Fe-2S domain-containing protein, which translates to MSFERVASLADVPTDEALAVTVDRYDVAIARDGDEVFALQDLCSHAAVQLSEGEVADCTVECWLHGSTFDLRTGKPTSLPATEPVATFPVEVRDGEIYVDVTTTLNGVTPA; encoded by the coding sequence GTGAGCTTCGAGCGCGTGGCGTCGCTGGCCGACGTACCGACCGACGAGGCCCTCGCGGTCACCGTCGACCGGTACGACGTCGCGATCGCCCGCGACGGCGACGAGGTCTTCGCCCTGCAGGACCTGTGCTCGCACGCTGCGGTGCAGCTCAGCGAGGGCGAGGTCGCCGACTGCACCGTCGAGTGCTGGCTGCACGGGTCGACCTTCGACCTGCGCACCGGCAAGCCCACCAGCCTCCCGGCGACCGAACCGGTCGCCACCTTCCCTGTCGAAGTGCGTGACGGCGAGATCTACGTCGACGTCACCACGACCCTGAATGGAGTCACCCCCGCATGA
- a CDS encoding helix-turn-helix domain-containing protein — MTETDQPTRQRVARSILVNGPSTAAALAERLQLTPAAVRRHLDQLLAEGAVDARDPRPVGSRGRGRPAKVFALTERGRDAFDQQYDDLATEAMRFLAETGGDDAVRAFAERRASFIERRFPQVAAENPGASPAQVLALVFSDEGYAAAVRQLPVVGEQLCQQHCPVSHVAHEFPQLCEAETEAIGRVLGTHVQRLATIAHGDGVCTTCIPDAGNNKKEQVS; from the coding sequence GTGACCGAGACTGACCAGCCGACGCGCCAGCGCGTCGCACGGTCGATCCTGGTCAACGGACCGTCCACCGCAGCGGCGCTCGCCGAGCGCCTGCAGCTGACGCCCGCGGCGGTGCGCCGTCACCTCGACCAGCTGCTCGCCGAGGGTGCGGTCGACGCGCGCGACCCCCGTCCGGTGGGCTCGCGCGGCCGGGGTCGCCCGGCGAAGGTGTTCGCGCTCACCGAGCGTGGCCGCGACGCCTTCGACCAGCAGTACGACGACCTGGCCACCGAGGCGATGCGGTTCCTGGCCGAGACGGGTGGCGACGACGCCGTCCGTGCCTTCGCCGAGCGGCGCGCCTCGTTCATCGAGCGGCGCTTCCCGCAGGTCGCCGCCGAGAACCCGGGCGCCTCGCCCGCGCAGGTCCTGGCGCTGGTGTTCTCCGACGAGGGGTACGCCGCCGCCGTACGTCAGCTGCCCGTCGTGGGGGAGCAGCTGTGCCAGCAGCACTGCCCGGTCTCCCACGTCGCCCACGAGTTCCCCCAGCTGTGCGAGGCCGAGACGGAGGCCATCGGCCGCGTCCTCGGCACCCACGTCCAGCGCCTGGCCACCATCGCCCACGGTGACGGGGTGTGCACGACGTGCATCCCTGACGCAGGCAACAACAAGAAGGAGCAGGTCTCATGA
- a CDS encoding amino acid permease — protein sequence MTSTPTSATSAPTAPSVPLRTQLLRRKPVERLVADAGTGAGGQLRRTLGVGHLTTISIGATLGTGIFVVLGEAVPVAGPAVVVSFVLAGVIALLSALSYAELAGMIPAAGSSYSYSYATLGELAAWVCGWCLILEYGVSVAAVAVGWGQYVNELLHATIGVTIPDAWSQPPGAGGYFNVPALVVVVIATLVLLRGVTESARVNTAMVVIKILALLLFCAIAFTAFRAGNLTPLFPLGLAGMSSGAATLFFSYIGFDAASTAGEEARDPQRDLPRAIMLSLGIVTLLYCLVALAAVGAMPWRRFEGTEAALARIVDQAGGGSLVVGLLSLGAVVAIASVVLTVLYGQIRILFAMARDGLVPPVFARVDQRTGVPRTNTLVVGLFVSLLAASIPLGELANATSIGTLFAFALVNVAVLVLRRTRPELPRAFRVPFAPVVPIAGALLCCYAMLSLGASTWVVFVGWMVLGLALYAGYGRRHSRLNAPAPHAVLPPQ from the coding sequence GTGACTTCCACCCCGACCTCGGCCACATCCGCGCCCACGGCGCCGTCGGTTCCCCTGCGGACCCAGCTCCTGCGCCGCAAGCCCGTCGAACGCCTCGTCGCCGACGCCGGCACCGGCGCCGGCGGCCAGCTGCGCCGCACCCTCGGCGTCGGCCACCTGACCACGATCAGCATCGGCGCCACCCTCGGGACGGGCATCTTCGTCGTGCTCGGCGAGGCCGTCCCCGTCGCGGGGCCGGCGGTCGTCGTGTCCTTCGTGCTCGCGGGTGTCATCGCCCTGCTCTCGGCGCTCTCCTACGCCGAGCTGGCCGGGATGATCCCGGCCGCGGGATCGTCGTACTCCTACTCCTACGCCACCCTGGGCGAGCTCGCCGCATGGGTCTGCGGCTGGTGCCTGATCCTCGAGTACGGCGTCTCGGTGGCCGCGGTCGCGGTCGGCTGGGGCCAGTACGTCAACGAGCTCCTCCACGCCACGATCGGCGTGACCATCCCCGACGCCTGGAGCCAGCCCCCGGGTGCCGGCGGCTACTTCAACGTGCCGGCCCTGGTCGTCGTCGTGATCGCGACCCTGGTGCTGCTGCGCGGGGTCACCGAGAGCGCGCGGGTCAACACGGCGATGGTCGTCATCAAGATCCTGGCGCTGCTGCTGTTCTGCGCCATCGCGTTCACCGCGTTCCGCGCCGGCAACCTGACGCCGCTCTTCCCGCTCGGCCTCGCGGGCATGAGCTCGGGCGCGGCCACCTTGTTCTTCTCCTACATCGGCTTCGACGCCGCATCGACCGCGGGCGAGGAGGCGCGCGACCCCCAGCGGGACCTCCCCCGCGCGATCATGCTGTCCCTCGGCATCGTCACGCTCCTCTACTGCCTCGTCGCCCTGGCCGCGGTCGGCGCGATGCCGTGGCGACGGTTCGAGGGGACCGAGGCCGCCCTGGCCCGGATCGTCGACCAGGCGGGCGGCGGCTCGCTGGTGGTCGGGCTGCTGTCCCTCGGCGCGGTGGTCGCGATCGCGAGCGTGGTGCTCACGGTCCTCTACGGCCAGATCCGCATCCTGTTCGCCATGGCACGCGACGGGCTGGTCCCGCCGGTGTTCGCACGAGTCGACCAGCGCACCGGCGTGCCGCGCACCAACACGCTGGTCGTCGGCCTCTTCGTCAGCCTGCTGGCCGCGTCGATCCCGCTGGGCGAGCTCGCCAACGCCACCTCGATCGGCACCCTGTTCGCGTTCGCGCTGGTCAACGTCGCCGTGCTGGTCCTGCGCCGCACGCGGCCCGAGCTGCCCCGGGCGTTCCGGGTGCCGTTCGCGCCCGTCGTGCCGATCGCCGGAGCACTGCTGTGCTGCTACGCCATGCTCAGCCTCGGAGCCTCGACCTGGGTCGTCTTCGTCGGCTGGATGGTGCTCGGCCTGGCGCTCTACGCCGGGTACGGACGCCGGCACTCGCGCCTCAACGCGCCCGCCCCGCACGCCGTGCTTCCGCCACAATGA
- a CDS encoding flavin monoamine oxidase family protein: MTTGQTTPDPAHTVPAPVTMLGPDFPFGYDEHLAHPDGLGSVPTEHHGREVAIIGGGLSGMVTAYELMRLGLKPVVYEADQIGGRLRSQPFGGAHGPIAELGGMRFPLSSRALFHYIDRLGLRTSPFPNPLSEATPSTVVELGGESFYARGYDDLPAFLKDVADAWHEALGEVGFADMQRAIAERDVPRLKELWNELVLTLDEETFSGFLANSKAFGSRSFRHREVFGQVGFGTGGWDTDFPNSMLEILRVIFTNADEDHQMIHGGAQQLPVGLWQDAPDCAYWPAGTTLESLHGGSPLPGVARIARDPADDERFEVTDRWGSTRSYDAVVVTCQVWLLSARIDVDESLFSPDLWMAMERTHYMQSSKTFVRVDRPFWKDVDPQTGRDVMSMTLTDRLNRATYLLEDDGAASICLSYTWNDDALKWLALPVEERVRLQLHSLRKIYPGVDIASHIVGDPITVSWESDPNFMGAFKANLPGHYRYQRRLFSHFVQDDLPAHRRGIFLAGDDISWTAGWAEGAVTTALNAVWGVVRHFGGASAPANPGPGDVFADLAPLALPDGL; this comes from the coding sequence ATGACGACCGGACAGACGACGCCGGACCCCGCCCACACCGTCCCCGCCCCGGTGACGATGCTCGGCCCCGACTTCCCGTTCGGGTACGACGAGCACCTGGCCCACCCCGACGGCCTCGGCTCGGTGCCCACCGAGCACCACGGCCGCGAGGTCGCGATCATCGGCGGCGGCCTCTCGGGCATGGTCACCGCCTACGAGCTGATGCGCCTGGGTCTCAAGCCGGTCGTCTACGAGGCCGACCAGATCGGCGGCCGGCTGCGCTCCCAGCCGTTCGGCGGCGCGCACGGCCCGATCGCCGAGCTCGGCGGGATGCGCTTCCCGCTCTCCTCGCGAGCGCTGTTCCACTACATCGACCGGCTCGGGCTGCGGACCTCGCCGTTCCCGAACCCGCTGTCCGAGGCGACCCCGAGCACCGTGGTCGAGCTGGGTGGCGAGTCGTTCTACGCCCGCGGGTACGACGACCTGCCGGCCTTCCTCAAGGACGTCGCCGACGCCTGGCACGAGGCGCTCGGCGAGGTCGGCTTCGCCGACATGCAGCGGGCGATCGCGGAACGCGACGTACCGCGCCTCAAGGAGCTGTGGAACGAGCTCGTGCTCACCCTCGACGAGGAGACGTTCTCCGGCTTCCTCGCCAACAGCAAGGCGTTCGGCTCGCGCAGCTTCCGCCACCGCGAGGTGTTCGGGCAGGTCGGCTTCGGCACCGGCGGCTGGGACACCGACTTCCCGAACTCGATGCTGGAGATCCTGCGGGTGATCTTCACCAACGCCGACGAGGACCACCAGATGATCCACGGCGGCGCGCAGCAGCTGCCCGTCGGGCTGTGGCAGGACGCGCCCGACTGCGCGTACTGGCCCGCCGGCACCACGCTGGAGAGCCTGCACGGCGGCTCCCCGCTGCCCGGGGTCGCCCGGATCGCGCGCGACCCGGCCGACGACGAGCGGTTCGAGGTCACCGACCGCTGGGGCAGCACCCGCTCGTACGACGCCGTCGTGGTCACCTGCCAGGTCTGGCTGCTGTCCGCGCGGATCGACGTCGACGAGTCGCTCTTCTCCCCCGACCTGTGGATGGCGATGGAGCGCACCCACTACATGCAGTCGTCGAAGACCTTCGTGCGCGTCGACCGGCCGTTCTGGAAGGACGTCGACCCGCAGACCGGGCGCGACGTGATGAGCATGACGCTCACCGACCGGCTGAACCGGGCGACGTACCTGCTCGAGGACGACGGCGCCGCCTCGATCTGCCTGTCCTACACCTGGAACGACGACGCCCTGAAGTGGCTGGCGCTGCCGGTCGAGGAGCGGGTCCGGCTGCAGCTGCACTCGCTGCGCAAGATCTACCCGGGCGTCGACATCGCCTCGCACATCGTGGGCGACCCGATCACCGTCTCGTGGGAGTCCGACCCCAACTTCATGGGCGCGTTCAAGGCCAACCTGCCCGGCCACTACCGCTACCAGCGGCGGCTGTTCTCGCACTTCGTGCAGGACGACCTGCCCGCCCACCGGCGCGGCATCTTCCTCGCCGGTGACGACATCTCGTGGACCGCCGGGTGGGCCGAGGGTGCCGTCACGACCGCGCTGAACGCGGTGTGGGGTGTCGTGCGTCACTTCGGCGGCGCGAGCGCTCCGGCCAACCCGGGACCGGGCGACGTGTTCGCCGATCTCGCCCCGCTGGCCCTGCCCGACGGACTCTGA
- the sufB gene encoding Fe-S cluster assembly protein SufB has product MTSIEELNPELKGIGRYDFGWSDKNDVGANAKRGLNEDVVRDISSKKSEPGWMLDLRLKGLKLFDRKPMPTWGSDLSAIDFDNIKYFVRSTEKQAQSWEDLPEDIKNTYDKLGIPEAEKQRLVAGVAAQYESEVVYHQIREDLEEQGVIFLDTDTALREHEELFKEYFGTVIPVGDNKFSALNTSVWSGGSFIYVPKGVHVDIPLQAYFRINTENMGQFERTLIIVDEDAYVHYVEGCTAPIYSSDSLHSAVVEIIVKKGGRCRYTTIQNWSNNVYNLVTKRAVCEAGATMEWVDGNIGSKVTMKYPAVYLMGEHAKGETLSIAFAGEGQHQDAGAKMVHAAPHTSSSILSKSVARGGGRTSYRGLIQVNEGAYGSKSNVLCDALLVDQISRSDTYPYVDIREDDVSMGHEASVSKVSDDQLFYLMSRGMEQDEAMAMIVRGFVEPIAKELPMEYALELNRLIELQMEGAVG; this is encoded by the coding sequence ATGACCTCGATCGAAGAGCTGAACCCCGAGCTCAAGGGGATCGGTCGCTACGACTTCGGCTGGTCCGACAAGAACGACGTCGGCGCCAACGCGAAGCGCGGCCTCAACGAGGACGTCGTCCGGGACATCTCCTCGAAGAAGAGCGAGCCGGGCTGGATGCTCGACCTGCGCCTGAAGGGCCTCAAGCTCTTCGACCGCAAGCCGATGCCGACCTGGGGCTCCGACCTCAGCGCGATCGACTTCGACAACATCAAGTACTTCGTGCGGTCCACCGAGAAGCAGGCCCAGAGCTGGGAGGACCTGCCCGAGGACATCAAGAACACCTACGACAAGCTCGGCATCCCCGAGGCGGAGAAGCAGCGTCTCGTCGCCGGCGTCGCCGCGCAGTACGAGTCGGAGGTCGTCTACCACCAGATCCGCGAGGACCTGGAGGAGCAGGGCGTCATCTTCCTCGACACCGACACCGCGCTGAGGGAGCACGAGGAGCTCTTCAAGGAGTACTTCGGCACCGTCATCCCGGTCGGTGACAACAAGTTCTCCGCGCTCAACACCTCGGTGTGGTCGGGCGGCTCGTTCATCTACGTCCCGAAGGGTGTCCACGTCGACATCCCGCTGCAGGCCTACTTCCGGATCAACACCGAGAACATGGGCCAGTTCGAGCGGACGCTGATCATCGTCGACGAGGACGCCTACGTGCACTACGTCGAGGGCTGCACCGCGCCGATCTACTCCTCCGACTCCCTGCACTCCGCGGTCGTCGAGATCATCGTCAAGAAGGGCGGCCGCTGCCGCTACACGACCATCCAGAACTGGTCGAACAACGTCTACAACCTCGTCACCAAGCGGGCGGTGTGCGAGGCCGGCGCGACGATGGAGTGGGTCGACGGCAACATCGGCTCCAAGGTGACCATGAAGTACCCGGCCGTCTACCTGATGGGCGAGCACGCCAAGGGCGAGACCCTGTCCATCGCCTTCGCGGGCGAGGGCCAGCACCAGGACGCCGGCGCCAAGATGGTGCACGCCGCGCCGCACACCTCGTCGTCGATCCTCAGCAAGTCGGTCGCCCGCGGTGGCGGTCGCACGTCCTACCGCGGCCTCATCCAGGTCAACGAGGGCGCCTACGGCTCGAAGTCCAACGTGCTGTGCGACGCGCTGCTCGTCGACCAGATCAGCCGCTCCGACACCTACCCGTACGTCGACATCCGCGAGGACGACGTGTCGATGGGCCACGAGGCGAGCGTCTCGAAGGTCTCCGACGACCAGCTGTTCTACCTCATGTCGCGGGGCATGGAGCAGGACGAGGCGATGGCGATGATCGTGCGCGGCTTCGTCGAGCCGATCGCCAAGGAGCTCCCGATGGAGTACGCCCTCGAGCTGAACCGACTGATTGAACTCCAGATGGAAGGTGCCGTCGGCTGA
- the sufC gene encoding Fe-S cluster assembly ATPase SufC gives MSTLEIKNLQVSVDTEDGAKEILKGVTLTIKDGETHAIMGPNGSGKSTTAYSIAGHPKYTITGGEVLLDGENVLEMSVDERARAGLFLAMQYPVEVPGVSMSNFLRTAKTALDGEAPKLRTWVKDVNGALDRMKLDTAFSSRSVNEGFSGGEKKRAEIAQLDLLDPKFAILDEIDSGLDIDALKVVSDGINDYAAREGKGLLLITHYTRILRYVKPDVVHVFVDGRIAESGGPELADELEASGYEKYVGTQAAGV, from the coding sequence ATGAGCACCCTCGAGATCAAGAACCTGCAGGTGTCGGTCGACACCGAGGACGGCGCCAAGGAGATCCTCAAGGGCGTCACGCTGACCATCAAGGACGGCGAGACCCACGCGATCATGGGCCCCAACGGCTCGGGCAAGTCGACCACGGCGTACTCCATCGCGGGTCACCCCAAGTACACGATCACCGGCGGCGAGGTCCTCCTCGACGGCGAGAACGTGCTCGAGATGAGCGTCGACGAGCGCGCCCGTGCCGGCCTGTTCCTCGCGATGCAGTACCCCGTCGAGGTGCCCGGCGTCTCGATGTCGAACTTCCTGCGCACCGCCAAGACCGCGCTCGACGGCGAGGCGCCCAAGCTGCGCACCTGGGTCAAGGACGTCAACGGCGCCCTCGACCGGATGAAGCTCGACACCGCCTTCTCCAGCCGCTCGGTCAACGAGGGCTTCTCCGGTGGTGAGAAGAAGCGCGCCGAGATCGCCCAGCTCGACCTGCTGGACCCGAAGTTCGCGATCCTCGACGAGATCGACTCCGGTCTCGACATCGACGCGCTCAAGGTCGTCTCCGACGGCATCAACGACTACGCCGCCCGCGAGGGCAAGGGCCTGCTGCTGATCACGCACTACACGCGGATCCTGCGCTACGTGAAGCCCGACGTCGTCCACGTGTTCGTCGACGGCCGGATCGCCGAGTCGGGCGGCCCGGAGCTCGCTGACGAGCTCGAGGCCAGCGGCTACGAGAAGTACGTCGGCACCCAGGCAGCCGGGGTCTGA
- a CDS encoding nitrilase-related carbon-nitrogen hydrolase, translating to MNHTPRADELVVAAWQPDGPLLDVPAALAALDAAAAEAAGRGARLLVCPELTLTGYDIAPRAADLAEPAGGPMARAVAGVAAEHGLAIAWSWPERDGEQVHIAAELVDRDGTVLARHRKAHLYGPDEAGAYVPGDGTPAVGEVDGFRVGLLVCYDVEFPEQVRMVALAGADLLACPTALMAPYDAVSTLIVPARAFENQMAVAYANRAGSEHDLTYTGLSCVVGPDGADLARADDRPGLVVGTLTSAALDDARRANTHLADRRPEVYGGLTR from the coding sequence GTGAACCACACTCCACGTGCCGACGAGCTGGTCGTCGCCGCCTGGCAGCCCGACGGGCCGCTGCTCGACGTACCGGCGGCCCTCGCCGCGCTCGACGCGGCCGCCGCCGAGGCGGCCGGGCGGGGCGCCCGGCTGCTCGTGTGCCCCGAGCTGACCCTGACCGGCTACGACATCGCACCGCGGGCTGCCGACCTGGCCGAGCCCGCCGGCGGCCCGATGGCCCGGGCCGTCGCGGGCGTCGCCGCCGAGCACGGCCTGGCGATCGCGTGGAGCTGGCCCGAGCGCGACGGCGAGCAGGTCCACATCGCCGCCGAGCTGGTCGACCGTGACGGCACCGTGCTGGCCCGGCACCGCAAGGCGCACCTCTACGGTCCCGACGAGGCCGGTGCCTACGTGCCCGGCGACGGGACGCCCGCGGTCGGCGAGGTCGACGGCTTCCGGGTCGGGCTGCTGGTCTGCTACGACGTCGAGTTCCCCGAGCAGGTGCGGATGGTCGCCCTCGCCGGCGCCGACCTGCTGGCCTGCCCCACCGCCCTGATGGCGCCGTACGACGCCGTGAGCACCCTGATCGTGCCGGCCCGCGCCTTCGAGAACCAGATGGCGGTCGCCTACGCGAACCGCGCCGGTTCCGAGCACGACCTGACCTACACCGGCCTGAGCTGCGTGGTCGGTCCCGACGGGGCCGACCTGGCTCGCGCCGACGACCGGCCCGGACTCGTGGTCGGCACCCTCACCTCCGCTGCGCTCGACGACGCGCGCCGCGCCAACACCCACCTGGCCGACCGCCGGCCCGAGGTCTACGGAGGCCTGACCCGATGA
- a CDS encoding Lrp/AsnC family transcriptional regulator — protein sequence MQLDQLDRLIIGVLLEDGRATFAQIGDRVGLSAPAVKRRVDRLVSSGAIAGFTVRVDPSVVGWSTEGYVEIYCRGSTTPGEILKAVDKHPEVVSASTVTGEADAILHILASDIRHFEQVVERIASEPFMVRTKSELVLSPLVRREQGSLPTDIGS from the coding sequence ATGCAGCTCGACCAGCTCGACCGCCTGATCATCGGCGTCCTCCTCGAGGACGGCCGCGCCACCTTCGCGCAGATCGGCGACCGCGTCGGGCTGTCCGCTCCCGCGGTCAAGCGACGGGTCGACCGGCTCGTGTCGTCCGGCGCCATCGCCGGCTTCACGGTGCGGGTCGACCCGTCGGTCGTCGGCTGGTCGACCGAGGGGTACGTCGAGATCTACTGCCGCGGCTCGACGACGCCCGGCGAGATCCTCAAGGCGGTCGACAAGCACCCCGAGGTCGTCTCGGCGTCCACCGTCACCGGCGAGGCCGACGCCATCTTGCACATCCTCGCCTCCGACATCCGCCACTTCGAGCAGGTCGTGGAGCGGATCGCGAGCGAGCCGTTCATGGTGCGCACCAAGAGCGAGCTGGTGCTCTCGCCGCTCGTGCGGCGCGAGCAGGGCAGCCTCCCGACCGACATCGGTTCCTGA
- a CDS encoding ATP-binding cassette domain-containing protein codes for MPHAADLAVEVDGLVMRYGDTVAVDGLSLTVERGTITAVLGPNGAGKTTTLETCEGYRRAQGGTVRVLGLDPVRQRSELLPRIGVMLQSGGAWSGARAEEMLRHFARLHAQPQDVGLLMERLALHECGRTPYRRLSGGQQQRLGLALALIGRPELVFVDEPTAGMDPQIRRAVWELLEELRADGVTVVLTTHYLEEAERLADRVHILDRGRLVASGTPLELTRGGTVATIRIVVTQPFPPGAPEELVRSLGDGTELTVLDPLSLQLSGPADSTTLATVAAWCAAHDVLPESLSLGQRNLEDVFLELTGRESL; via the coding sequence GTGCCTCACGCTGCTGACCTTGCTGTCGAGGTCGACGGACTGGTGATGAGGTACGGCGACACGGTCGCCGTCGACGGCCTGTCGCTCACCGTCGAGCGCGGCACCATCACCGCCGTCCTCGGCCCCAACGGGGCCGGCAAGACCACCACCCTCGAGACCTGCGAGGGCTACCGTCGCGCCCAGGGCGGCACCGTACGGGTGCTCGGCCTGGACCCGGTGCGCCAGCGCTCCGAGCTGCTGCCGCGGATCGGCGTGATGCTGCAGTCCGGCGGTGCCTGGAGCGGCGCCCGCGCCGAGGAGATGCTGCGGCACTTCGCCCGGCTGCACGCCCAGCCGCAGGACGTCGGTCTGCTCATGGAGCGGCTCGCGCTGCACGAGTGCGGGCGCACGCCGTACCGACGGCTCTCCGGCGGCCAGCAGCAGCGCCTGGGCCTCGCCCTCGCGCTGATCGGACGCCCGGAGCTGGTGTTCGTCGACGAGCCCACCGCCGGCATGGACCCGCAGATCCGCCGCGCGGTGTGGGAGCTGCTCGAGGAGCTGCGCGCCGACGGTGTGACCGTCGTGCTGACCACGCACTACCTCGAGGAGGCCGAGCGGCTCGCCGACCGGGTGCACATCTTGGACCGCGGCCGCCTCGTCGCCAGCGGTACGCCGCTCGAGCTGACCCGCGGCGGCACCGTCGCCACGATCCGGATCGTCGTCACCCAGCCGTTCCCCCCGGGCGCTCCCGAGGAGCTGGTCCGGTCGTTGGGCGACGGCACCGAGCTGACCGTGCTCGACCCGCTCAGCCTGCAGCTGTCCGGCCCCGCCGACAGCACCACCCTCGCCACCGTGGCCGCGTGGTGCGCGGCCCACGACGTGCTGCCCGAGTCGCTGTCGCTGGGGCAGCGCAACCTCGAGGACGTCTTCCTCGAGCTGACCGGCCGGGAGTCGCTGTGA
- the sufD gene encoding Fe-S cluster assembly protein SufD, whose protein sequence is MTAEVLEGALEKVESHLHPEGSFDVDAHEVPTGREEIWRFTPLKRLRGIHADAPLAGTSYTPSFDAPEGVKIDSVEGDALKGVSGLVPWDRISARALAESKSSLAVTIPADAVLERPVFVTIKGTGTDEATAAHAVIRAERFSKATVVLRFEGSMTLADNVEIVVEDGAQLTVVSIDDWADDAVHVGHRHARVGRDAQFKHVDITFGGDVVRHDTTADYSGPGGAVEMLGLYFADAGQHIEHRLFVDHTAPKTKSHVVYKGALQGEKAHTVWIGNVLIRKVAEGIETYEENRNLVLTDGCQADSVPNLEIETGEIEGAGHASATARFDDEQLFYLRSRGISEKEAQRLVVHGFFNDLIRQVGVPELEESLAATVEAELAKNVLEGEL, encoded by the coding sequence ATGACCGCCGAAGTTCTTGAAGGTGCTCTCGAGAAGGTCGAGAGCCACCTCCACCCCGAAGGATCCTTCGACGTCGACGCCCACGAGGTGCCGACGGGTCGCGAGGAGATCTGGCGGTTCACGCCCCTCAAGCGGCTGCGCGGCATCCACGCGGACGCGCCGCTCGCCGGGACGTCGTACACGCCGTCGTTCGACGCGCCCGAGGGCGTGAAGATCGACAGCGTCGAGGGCGACGCGCTCAAGGGTGTCTCCGGCCTGGTCCCGTGGGACCGCATCTCGGCCCGGGCGCTCGCCGAGTCCAAGAGCAGCCTGGCGGTGACCATCCCGGCCGATGCCGTGCTGGAGCGCCCGGTCTTCGTGACCATCAAGGGCACCGGCACCGACGAGGCCACCGCGGCGCACGCGGTGATCCGCGCCGAGAGGTTCAGCAAGGCCACCGTCGTGCTGCGCTTCGAGGGCTCGATGACGCTGGCCGACAACGTCGAGATCGTCGTCGAGGACGGTGCCCAGCTCACCGTCGTCTCGATCGACGACTGGGCCGACGATGCCGTCCACGTCGGCCACCGCCACGCCCGGGTGGGGCGCGACGCGCAGTTCAAGCACGTCGACATCACCTTCGGCGGTGACGTGGTCCGCCACGACACCACCGCCGACTACTCCGGTCCGGGTGGCGCGGTCGAGATGCTCGGCCTGTACTTCGCCGACGCCGGCCAGCACATCGAGCACCGGCTCTTCGTCGACCACACCGCCCCCAAGACCAAGTCGCACGTGGTCTACAAGGGCGCGCTGCAGGGCGAGAAGGCGCACACCGTGTGGATCGGCAACGTGCTGATCCGCAAGGTCGCCGAGGGCATCGAGACCTACGAGGAGAACCGCAACCTCGTCCTCACCGACGGCTGCCAGGCCGACTCGGTCCCCAACCTGGAGATCGAGACCGGCGAGATCGAGGGTGCCGGCCACGCGTCGGCGACCGCCCGGTTCGACGACGAGCAGCTGTTCTACCTGCGCTCGCGCGGCATCTCCGAGAAGGAGGCGCAGCGCCTGGTCGTGCACGGCTTCTTCAACGACCTGATCCGCCAGGTCGGCGTCCCGGAGCTCGAGGAGAGCCTCGCCGCGACCGTCGAGGCCGAGCTCGCCAAGAACGTCCTCGAGGGCGAGCTGTGA